One genomic window of Coleofasciculus chthonoplastes PCC 7420 includes the following:
- a CDS encoding DegT/DnrJ/EryC1/StrS family aminotransferase, giving the protein MGEPIPVNEPLLDGKEKQYLNECIDTGWISSEGPFVKQFEAEFATRVERKHGIAVSNGSMALDAAIVALGIGAGDEVILPTFTIISCAAAIVRAGAIPVVVDSNPDTWNMDVEQVEAKITPKTKAIMVVHIYGLPVEMDAIQALAQKYKLLVIEDAAEMHGQTYKGKPCGSLGDISTFSFYPNKHITTGEGGMIVTDDDNLAQRCRSLRNLCFQPQQRFVHEDLGWNLRMTNLQAAVGLAQLERLDEFVSRKRQMGQRYTELLGNVAGLELPLPRTDYAENIYWVYGVVLTDEVSFDATEAMKRLREHKIGSRPFFWPMHEQPVFHKMGLFKGESYPVAERLARRGFYIPSGMALTPEQIERVAVTVKEILSEGGQ; this is encoded by the coding sequence ATGGGAGAACCAATTCCGGTCAATGAACCCCTGTTAGACGGCAAAGAAAAGCAATATCTCAATGAATGTATAGACACAGGATGGATTTCGTCTGAAGGACCATTCGTCAAGCAATTTGAAGCCGAATTTGCCACTCGTGTGGAACGAAAACATGGCATAGCTGTGAGTAATGGTTCCATGGCTTTGGATGCGGCTATCGTTGCTCTGGGAATTGGTGCAGGGGATGAAGTCATTTTGCCCACATTTACGATTATCTCCTGTGCCGCTGCGATTGTCAGGGCGGGAGCGATTCCAGTTGTCGTAGACAGCAATCCTGACACCTGGAATATGGATGTTGAGCAGGTAGAAGCAAAGATTACCCCCAAAACCAAAGCCATTATGGTTGTCCATATCTACGGATTACCTGTGGAGATGGACGCCATCCAAGCTTTAGCCCAAAAATATAAATTATTGGTGATTGAAGATGCTGCCGAAATGCACGGTCAAACCTATAAGGGGAAACCTTGTGGCAGCTTGGGTGATATTAGTACGTTTAGCTTTTATCCCAACAAACACATTACCACAGGTGAAGGGGGAATGATTGTCACCGATGACGATAACCTAGCTCAACGCTGTCGTTCTCTGCGAAATCTGTGTTTTCAACCCCAACAGCGTTTTGTCCATGAAGACTTAGGCTGGAACCTACGCATGACGAACTTACAAGCCGCCGTCGGACTAGCTCAATTAGAGCGGTTGGATGAATTTGTAAGTCGTAAACGCCAGATGGGACAACGTTACACAGAACTTCTTGGGAATGTAGCAGGTTTAGAATTACCCCTTCCCCGCACCGATTATGCGGAAAACATTTACTGGGTGTATGGTGTCGTTTTAACCGATGAGGTGTCTTTTGATGCGACAGAGGCAATGAAACGGTTAAGAGAGCATAAAATCGGCAGTCGCCCATTCTTTTGGCCCATGCACGAACAGCCTGTATTTCATAAGATGGGACTATTCAAAGGGGAGTCTTACCCTGTCGCTGAACGTTTAGCCCGCCGAGGCTTCTATATTCCCAGTGGTATGGCGTTAACCCCTGAACAGATAGAACGAGTCGCCGTCACCGTTAAAGAGATTTTATCGGAAGGTGGGCAATAA
- a CDS encoding polyprenol monophosphomannose synthase, whose protein sequence is MSDVQAASPNQLVCTVLPTYNEQDNINALIERLLASNAAPYLVLVIDDNSPDGTWEIVEQFADRYPISSTSPEDSNRLAVALVRRIGEKGLTSAIQRGIDEAIHTYNAGIVTWMDCDLSMPPEDVPRLVQAIQKNEADVAFGSRWVPGGTDRAHGLMARTLSWIINSFARVMLYSRIHDYTSGFIAARAEVLERIRLRGGYGEYCIDLLYRAKRLGYRLVEIPYICVPRTAGESKTGLNLWDYLVKGRKYVSTIWQLSRKKSLT, encoded by the coding sequence ATGTCCGACGTTCAAGCTGCATCACCCAATCAACTGGTTTGTACAGTCTTGCCGACTTACAACGAGCAGGACAATATCAATGCGCTGATTGAGCGCCTTCTGGCGAGTAACGCCGCACCCTACCTGGTGCTTGTGATTGATGACAATTCCCCTGATGGCACCTGGGAGATTGTAGAACAGTTTGCCGATCGCTATCCTATTTCCTCTACTTCACCAGAGGATAGCAACCGATTGGCGGTTGCCTTAGTTCGACGGATTGGTGAAAAAGGGCTGACTTCGGCTATCCAGCGCGGCATTGATGAGGCGATTCACACCTATAATGCTGGAATCGTCACTTGGATGGATTGTGACCTCTCCATGCCCCCTGAAGACGTACCCCGGCTGGTGCAAGCTATCCAGAAAAACGAAGCCGATGTTGCCTTTGGTTCCCGGTGGGTTCCGGGGGGAACGGATAGAGCTCACGGTTTAATGGCTCGCACCCTGAGTTGGATTATTAATTCCTTCGCCAGAGTGATGCTATACAGCCGGATACATGATTACACGAGCGGCTTCATCGCCGCCCGTGCTGAAGTATTGGAACGTATCCGGCTGCGTGGAGGTTATGGTGAATACTGCATCGATTTGTTATACCGTGCCAAACGATTGGGCTACCGACTCGTCGAAATCCCTTACATCTGCGTACCTCGTACAGCGGGGGAGAGCAAAACGGGTCTGAACTTGTGGGATTACTTGGTCAAAGGACGCAAATATGTGTCAACTATCTGGCAGCTTTCCCGGAAAAAATCATTAACTTAA
- a CDS encoding LA_3751/LA_3752 family putative glycosyltransferase, whose translation MTIKDYKLPLIIIGVGILFSLYLQWLIPEGVFFSGDAGLKALLAKQLSQGQFRFDLVSPSLPWVRQLWQNGLYPFEEPFVYYINDRYFITFPYTFPLVTAPFQALFGYRGLYIIPLVSTWVIWLTCYWVCKRLELSQTIASVALIVLIFASPLTLYSAMYWEHTLALVLAWLGLALFFFPRQNQPLSIRRVIVSGILIGGSVWFRPEFLALVSLIIVFVYAVSLWNWVRQQFRIEWFNLSQLSYVTEHQEIFAISLIATVCLFFLSNKLIYNHPLGIHGIQVVEETGLSERLLGGWQNFQGLSLALFEFFPITFFALAYLLLGLGRNSHRRLTIPTMVLLGLSFGITAFVGLAVIQGRMYKVLWLLVLAGLLFLAWLKQYDVRLNWEMILIYGGGLLFIILVSLMVPEGTAGLIAGGKQWGARFLLLLVPIICLLATKQLEFILNVSQVGLKYISIVAFGMLLIVSMQKNAYLGLIYLEENYNEVLPAIQALQNDKNQIIAVSHQFVAQSIERGLENKKIFFKAETNDDLVKLGKSLIDQGYHEFTYICYPYQPCQPPKYPPTNRTFNKGNNQFRIKLSKLGEFGKYPIYDALILEK comes from the coding sequence ATGACAATAAAAGACTATAAGTTACCTCTCATTATTATTGGTGTTGGTATTTTATTTTCCTTGTACCTACAATGGCTAATACCTGAGGGGGTTTTCTTTAGTGGTGATGCGGGATTGAAGGCGTTATTGGCGAAACAGTTGAGCCAAGGTCAATTTCGGTTTGATTTGGTGTCTCCTTCCTTACCTTGGGTACGTCAACTTTGGCAGAATGGGTTGTATCCCTTTGAAGAACCGTTTGTTTATTATATCAATGATCGCTATTTTATTACGTTTCCCTATACCTTCCCCCTGGTAACGGCTCCCTTCCAGGCTTTGTTTGGCTATCGCGGATTATATATTATTCCGCTGGTGTCAACCTGGGTAATCTGGTTAACCTGTTACTGGGTATGTAAACGGTTAGAATTGTCCCAGACGATTGCATCAGTGGCTTTAATTGTTTTAATATTTGCCTCACCGTTAACCCTCTACAGTGCGATGTATTGGGAGCATACTCTCGCCTTGGTATTGGCATGGTTAGGGTTAGCGTTGTTCTTCTTTCCTCGACAAAATCAACCGCTATCGATTAGGCGGGTTATCGTTAGCGGTATTCTCATTGGCGGTTCAGTTTGGTTTAGACCTGAATTTTTAGCGTTAGTGAGTTTGATTATCGTTTTTGTCTATGCTGTGTCGTTGTGGAATTGGGTTAGGCAACAGTTTAGGATTGAGTGGTTTAATCTGAGTCAGCTATCCTATGTGACGGAACACCAAGAAATTTTTGCGATTAGTCTAATTGCCACGGTTTGCTTGTTCTTTCTCTCGAATAAACTCATTTATAACCATCCTTTGGGTATCCATGGGATTCAAGTGGTGGAGGAAACAGGTTTATCTGAGCGACTGTTAGGAGGATGGCAGAATTTTCAGGGATTAAGCTTGGCTCTGTTTGAGTTTTTTCCGATTACTTTTTTTGCCCTTGCTTACCTGTTGCTTGGGTTGGGTAGAAACTCCCACAGGCGGTTAACGATACCAACGATGGTTCTGTTGGGATTAAGTTTTGGGATAACGGCTTTTGTTGGACTTGCGGTAATTCAGGGGAGGATGTACAAAGTTTTATGGCTTTTGGTTTTAGCGGGATTGTTGTTTCTGGCGTGGCTGAAGCAATATGATGTAAGGTTGAATTGGGAAATGATCCTAATTTATGGCGGTGGATTACTCTTTATCATCCTCGTCTCCTTAATGGTGCCAGAGGGAACGGCGGGTTTAATTGCTGGCGGTAAACAATGGGGAGCCAGGTTTTTATTGCTGCTTGTGCCGATTATTTGTTTGTTAGCGACGAAGCAGTTAGAGTTTATCCTGAATGTCTCGCAAGTGGGTTTAAAGTATATCAGTATAGTTGCATTTGGTATGCTGTTGATTGTTAGTATGCAGAAAAATGCTTATTTAGGGCTAATTTATTTAGAAGAGAATTATAATGAAGTATTACCAGCAATTCAAGCTTTACAAAATGACAAAAACCAAATAATTGCTGTTTCGCATCAATTTGTTGCTCAATCGATAGAACGAGGATTAGAGAATAAAAAAATATTTTTCAAGGCAGAAACGAATGATGATTTAGTCAAATTAGGTAAAAGCTTAATTGATCAAGGATATCATGAATTTACTTATATTTGTTATCCTTATCAGCCTTGTCAACCCCCAAAATATCCTCCAACAAATAGAACCTTTAACAAAGGGAATAATCAATTTAGGATTAAATTATCTAAATTAGGGGAATTTGGTAAGTATCCCATCTATGATGCATTAATCCTTGAGAAATAA
- a CDS encoding DUF2330 domain-containing protein produces the protein MKKLLQVLIALALAVFAIMIFAPKALAFCGFYVAKADTKLYNQASQVIIARDGDRTILTMANDYQGDVKDFAVVVPVPVVLEQEQVQVANPKIIERLDGFSAPRLVEYFDPNPCIPPAPRELRSLSGGVTSSADNSAGNRGDSALGVTIESRFSVGEYDILILSAKESDGLETWLRRNDYRIPRGASRLLQPYIRQNMKFFVAKVNLKEFESGGSQLLRPLQMAYESPRFMLPIRLGMINATTEQDLIVYILSRNGQAEVTNYRTVQIPSNVGLPLFVKDEFDQFYKAMFETAYEQEQKKVAFLEYAWDMGWCDPCAADPLSRDELEQAGVFWLDSNAPNNVFISRLHVRYTRDTFPEDLMFQETGSRQNFQGRYVLRHPYTGEMNCPAADEYKRTLNQRFEQEAQTLAKLTGWQIGDIRRKMDIPGTKPNRWWRRIWN, from the coding sequence ATGAAAAAGCTATTACAGGTATTAATTGCGTTAGCTTTGGCAGTTTTTGCCATCATGATATTTGCGCCAAAAGCATTGGCTTTTTGTGGATTTTATGTAGCCAAAGCAGATACAAAGCTTTATAACCAAGCCTCTCAAGTGATTATCGCACGGGATGGCGATCGCACAATTTTGACGATGGCGAATGACTATCAAGGCGATGTTAAAGATTTTGCCGTGGTTGTGCCTGTTCCCGTGGTTCTAGAACAAGAACAGGTACAGGTAGCAAATCCGAAGATTATCGAACGACTGGATGGGTTTAGTGCGCCGCGATTGGTGGAATATTTTGATCCGAATCCCTGTATTCCTCCTGCACCAAGGGAACTTCGCTCTTTATCGGGAGGAGTAACATCATCAGCAGATAATAGTGCAGGAAATCGGGGAGATAGTGCTTTAGGTGTTACGATAGAATCTCGTTTTTCGGTTGGCGAATACGATATTTTAATTCTTAGTGCTAAAGAATCCGATGGGTTGGAAACTTGGCTAAGGCGTAATGATTATCGCATCCCCCGTGGTGCTAGTCGGCTACTGCAACCTTATATTCGCCAAAATATGAAGTTTTTTGTGGCGAAAGTTAATCTGAAAGAATTTGAATCAGGGGGTTCTCAATTACTTCGCCCTTTACAGATGGCTTATGAATCGCCGCGTTTTATGTTACCGATTCGTTTAGGGATGATTAATGCTACTACTGAGCAAGATTTAATTGTTTATATTTTATCCCGCAACGGTCAAGCAGAAGTCACGAATTATCGCACGGTTCAAATCCCGTCTAATGTGGGACTTCCTCTATTTGTTAAGGATGAGTTTGATCAATTCTATAAAGCCATGTTTGAGACGGCGTATGAGCAAGAACAGAAAAAAGTGGCATTTTTAGAATATGCCTGGGATATGGGATGGTGCGATCCCTGTGCAGCTGACCCATTAAGCCGGGATGAATTAGAGCAAGCGGGTGTGTTTTGGTTGGATTCTAATGCACCGAATAATGTGTTTATTAGCCGTTTACACGTTCGCTACACTCGTGATACATTTCCCGAAGATTTAATGTTTCAAGAAACAGGGAGTCGGCAAAATTTTCAAGGTCGATATGTACTGCGACATCCTTACACCGGGGAAATGAATTGTCCCGCCGCTGATGAGTATAAACGGACGTTGAATCAGCGATTTGAACAAGAGGCGCAGACATTAGCCAAGCTGACGGGATGGCAAATTGGCGATATTCGTCGGAAAATGGATATTCCTGGGACTAAACCGAATCGCTGGTGGCGCAGGATTTGGAATTAA
- a CDS encoding RnfABCDGE type electron transport complex subunit D — MQQHDPRDYQILFLSLFLVLGIGTRDWTLQPQFIGVAIATCLLTQYISLKLWSISKSKLRQGGFCTNVTPKPAPTDAPWHVSTLKTSLISLKSAMITALGLSLLLRVDQYSTMILAGVLAILSKFLFRFQGKHFLNPANFGIISVLILTKDAWVSPGQWGEGGWYILLFAGTGGMILKRVGRWDTTAAFFGAYALLEAVRNLWLGWTWDVWAHRLMSGSFLLFALFMLTDPRSIPNARVSRLLWAVSIAILTFILRNHFFMSTAVFWALFVLSPLTLLLDWIWSSPRFVWRFSGDG, encoded by the coding sequence ATGCAGCAACATGATCCCAGAGACTATCAGATTCTGTTTCTCTCACTCTTTCTGGTATTGGGTATTGGCACGAGAGATTGGACATTACAGCCTCAGTTTATTGGTGTTGCGATCGCGACTTGTTTGCTGACCCAGTATATTAGCCTTAAGCTTTGGTCTATCTCTAAGTCAAAACTCCGTCAGGGCGGGTTTTGCACAAACGTTACTCCTAAACCCGCCCCTACAGACGCGCCATGGCACGTCTCTACACTCAAAACGTCCCTAATATCCCTCAAAAGTGCCATGATTACGGCATTGGGGTTAAGTTTACTCCTGCGAGTCGATCAGTACAGCACGATGATCTTGGCGGGGGTACTGGCGATTTTAAGTAAATTTCTGTTTCGATTCCAAGGCAAACATTTTTTAAATCCGGCTAATTTTGGCATAATTTCAGTTTTAATCCTGACAAAGGATGCCTGGGTTTCTCCAGGACAGTGGGGAGAGGGGGGTTGGTATATTCTATTATTTGCCGGAACTGGGGGCATGATTTTAAAACGGGTGGGGCGTTGGGATACAACGGCGGCTTTTTTCGGTGCTTATGCGTTACTCGAAGCTGTTCGCAATCTTTGGTTGGGCTGGACGTGGGATGTCTGGGCGCATCGGTTGATGAGTGGCTCGTTTTTGTTGTTTGCCCTGTTTATGTTAACTGATCCTCGCTCAATTCCCAATGCTAGGGTGAGTCGTTTACTCTGGGCTGTCAGTATTGCGATTTTAACCTTTATTCTGCGAAATCATTTCTTTATGTCTACAGCAGTTTTCTGGGCGTTATTTGTCCTTTCTCCCCTAACACTACTGTTGGATTGGATTTGGTCATCACCAAGATTTGTTTGGAGGTTTTCAGGTGACGGTTGA